The proteins below come from a single Plantactinospora sp. KBS50 genomic window:
- a CDS encoding response regulator transcription factor, with protein MTDRAGVPARRARPVRILLVDDQPLLRTGFRMVLGAEADLDVVGEAGDGAEAVELARRLLPDVVLMEIRMPRMDGVTATRRIVAARLPVRVLLLSSLDLDEHVVGALRAGASGFLAKDAPAGNLASAIRTVAGGDLVVAPRVLRRLLDRLVQALPDPSGTPRPVVGALTEREREVLVQMARGLSNLEIARALSVSETTVKTHVRHVLTKLGLRDRVQAVVLAYESGLVRPGG; from the coding sequence ATGACGGACCGGGCCGGCGTGCCGGCCCGCCGCGCCCGGCCGGTCCGGATCCTGCTCGTGGACGACCAGCCGCTGCTGCGCACCGGGTTCCGGATGGTGCTCGGGGCCGAGGCGGACCTGGACGTCGTGGGCGAGGCCGGCGACGGCGCCGAGGCGGTGGAGCTGGCCCGCCGGCTGCTGCCGGACGTCGTGCTGATGGAGATCAGGATGCCCCGGATGGACGGCGTGACCGCGACCCGGCGCATCGTCGCGGCGCGGCTGCCGGTCCGGGTCCTCCTGCTGAGCAGCCTCGACCTGGACGAGCACGTGGTGGGCGCGCTGCGGGCCGGGGCCAGCGGGTTCCTGGCCAAGGACGCGCCGGCCGGCAACCTGGCCAGCGCGATCCGCACGGTCGCCGGCGGCGACCTGGTGGTCGCGCCGCGGGTGCTGCGCCGGCTGCTGGACCGGCTGGTCCAGGCGCTGCCGGACCCCTCGGGCACGCCCCGGCCGGTGGTCGGGGCGTTGACCGAACGGGAACGGGAGGTGCTGGTGCAGATGGCCCGCGGCCTGTCGAACCTGGAGATCGCCCGCGCGCTGTCGGTCAGCGAGACGACGGTCAAGACCCACGTGCGGCACGTGTTGACCAAGCTCGGCCTGCGCGACCGGGTGCAGGCGGTGGTACTGGCGTACGAATCGGGGCTGGTCCGCCCGGGTGGCTGA
- a CDS encoding ABC transporter ATP-binding protein: MTATVARDMGAAARARDVWKVYGSGEAQVAALRGVSAEFERGRFTAIMGPSGSGKSTLMHCLAGLDTVSRGTIEIGDTTVTGLGDAGLTTLRRDKVGFIFQQFNLLPTLSARENILLPLAIAGRKPDPQWFDTVINTVGLRDRLGHRPSQLSGGQQQRVACARALVSRPEVVFADEPTGNLDSRSGAEVLGFLRRSVAEFGQTIVMVTHDPVAASYAGRVVFLADGQIVSELVEPTPETVLDTMKKLDAPGEATL; this comes from the coding sequence TTGACCGCGACGGTGGCCCGCGACATGGGGGCGGCGGCCCGCGCCCGGGATGTGTGGAAGGTGTACGGCAGCGGCGAGGCCCAGGTGGCGGCCCTGCGCGGGGTGAGCGCCGAGTTCGAACGGGGGCGGTTCACGGCGATCATGGGCCCGTCCGGGTCCGGCAAGTCCACCCTGATGCACTGCCTGGCCGGCCTGGACACGGTCAGCCGCGGCACGATCGAGATCGGTGACACCACGGTCACCGGGCTGGGCGACGCCGGCCTGACCACGCTGCGGCGGGACAAGGTCGGCTTCATCTTCCAGCAGTTCAACCTGCTGCCCACGCTGTCGGCGCGGGAGAACATCCTGCTGCCGCTGGCGATCGCCGGCCGCAAGCCCGACCCGCAGTGGTTCGACACCGTGATCAACACGGTCGGCCTGCGCGACCGGCTCGGGCACCGGCCGAGCCAGCTCTCCGGCGGGCAGCAGCAGCGGGTGGCCTGCGCGCGGGCGCTGGTGTCCCGGCCCGAGGTGGTCTTCGCCGACGAGCCGACCGGCAACCTGGACTCCCGGTCCGGCGCCGAGGTGCTGGGCTTCCTGCGCCGCTCGGTGGCCGAGTTCGGGCAGACGATCGTGATGGTCACCCACGACCCGGTGGCGGCCTCGTACGCCGGTCGGGTGGTCTTCCTGGCCGACGGGCAGATCGTCTCCGAGCTGGTGGAGCCGACCCCGGAGACCGTGCTGGACACGATGAAGAAGCTGGACGCCCCGGGCGAGGCGACGCTCTGA
- a CDS encoding ABC transporter permease has product MLRATIKSLLARKLRLILSGLAVVLGVMFVSGAFVLTDTLGRSFDAVFADAYAGVDVGISGEPKVSGDSGQAPPVLPATAVSTVRQVPGVASATGEVAADGAQLIGANGKALTSFGPPQLGENWTGESDLVKLREGRAPAADDEIVVNAATAAAAKVAVGDRVGVLTVAAPKQEFRLVGIFGYSGDRDSIGGLQEVAFTEPVAQRLMLGETGVYTNISVTAESGVADTALRDRISAALGDGYVVKTGQQLSDDSSAQLKQGLSFFNKILLGFAGVALFVGIFLILNTFSIVVAQRTRELALLRAVGASRRQVISSVLLEAVVVGLLASAIGLGAGVGVGALLAYAFGQLGGGLALAGVGLPATAVISAFAVGLLVTLVAAVLPALRAARIPPVAALQDVATPDRPLTRITVAGALVGAAGGALLGLGLAGRAGDNTLWAILGGVLVAFIGVALLTPAISRPVVSVLGRLFSWSVPGRLGRLNSGRNPRRTAITAAALMVGIALVTGVSVILDSAKGSITALAKDTIQAQLVISGSRTGARPASFDPAVLDKAAALPGVRLVDGEYGDMAMVDGRRTWVAASSNVAALTRIFQATATAGTIDRLADNEVLVSSDVAAGRNLGVGSTITVQLARGEPRTYTVSGIYSSSQLTNPMLLPVAATSDFTVPKPSQGFIQLAEGTPVGQVQPQVEALLADSPEVSVADRDAFISQQTEQLDSILTMIQILLALAILIAVLGIVNTLALSVLERTRELGLLRAIGLRRSRTMWMITVEAVVISVFGALLGVVVGTGLGAAVVRALNSEGIDRLVLPWGQMGLFLGLAAIIGVIAAVLPAIRAARINVLGAIAHE; this is encoded by the coding sequence ATGCTGCGCGCCACGATCAAGAGCCTGCTGGCCCGCAAGCTGCGGCTCATCCTGTCCGGCCTGGCCGTCGTGCTGGGCGTCATGTTCGTCTCCGGCGCCTTCGTGCTCACCGACACCCTCGGCCGGTCCTTCGACGCGGTCTTCGCGGACGCCTACGCGGGGGTGGACGTCGGCATCAGCGGGGAGCCGAAGGTGAGCGGCGACAGCGGTCAGGCCCCGCCGGTGCTGCCGGCCACGGCCGTGAGCACCGTGCGCCAGGTGCCGGGCGTGGCCTCGGCCACCGGCGAGGTCGCCGCCGACGGCGCCCAGCTGATCGGTGCCAACGGAAAGGCGCTGACCTCGTTCGGCCCGCCGCAGCTCGGCGAGAACTGGACCGGCGAGAGCGACCTGGTCAAGCTGCGCGAGGGGCGGGCACCGGCGGCCGACGACGAGATCGTGGTGAACGCCGCCACCGCCGCGGCCGCCAAGGTCGCCGTCGGCGACCGGGTGGGGGTGCTCACCGTGGCCGCGCCGAAACAGGAGTTCCGGCTGGTCGGGATCTTCGGCTACAGCGGCGACCGGGACAGCATCGGCGGCCTTCAGGAGGTGGCGTTCACCGAACCGGTCGCGCAGCGGCTGATGCTCGGCGAGACCGGCGTGTACACCAACATCAGCGTGACCGCCGAGAGCGGCGTCGCGGACACCGCGCTGCGGGACCGGATCTCCGCGGCGCTCGGCGACGGGTACGTCGTCAAGACCGGTCAGCAGCTCTCCGACGACTCCTCGGCCCAGCTGAAGCAGGGGCTCTCCTTCTTCAACAAGATCCTGCTGGGCTTCGCGGGCGTGGCACTGTTCGTCGGGATCTTCCTGATCCTGAACACGTTCTCGATCGTCGTCGCGCAGCGCACCCGGGAACTGGCCCTGCTGCGGGCCGTCGGCGCCAGCCGCCGACAGGTGATCAGCTCGGTGCTGCTGGAGGCCGTCGTGGTGGGGCTGCTCGCCTCGGCCATCGGCCTGGGCGCCGGGGTCGGCGTCGGCGCGCTGCTGGCGTACGCCTTCGGCCAGCTCGGTGGCGGCCTCGCGCTGGCCGGCGTCGGCCTGCCGGCCACGGCGGTGATCAGCGCGTTCGCGGTCGGCCTGCTGGTGACCCTGGTGGCCGCCGTGCTGCCGGCGCTGCGCGCGGCCCGGATCCCTCCGGTGGCGGCCCTGCAGGACGTCGCCACGCCGGACCGGCCGCTCACCCGGATCACCGTCGCCGGTGCCCTGGTCGGCGCGGCCGGCGGCGCCCTGCTCGGCCTCGGCCTGGCCGGCAGGGCCGGCGACAACACGCTCTGGGCGATCCTCGGCGGCGTGCTGGTGGCGTTCATCGGGGTGGCGCTGCTCACCCCGGCGATCAGTCGCCCGGTGGTGTCCGTGCTGGGCCGGCTCTTCTCCTGGTCGGTCCCGGGCCGGCTGGGCCGGCTGAACTCCGGCCGCAACCCGCGACGCACCGCGATCACCGCCGCCGCACTGATGGTGGGCATCGCACTGGTCACCGGGGTGAGCGTGATCCTGGACTCGGCCAAGGGCAGCATCACGGCGCTGGCCAAGGACACCATCCAGGCGCAACTGGTGATCTCCGGCAGCCGGACCGGCGCCCGGCCGGCGAGCTTCGACCCGGCGGTGCTGGACAAGGCCGCCGCGCTGCCGGGCGTCCGGCTGGTGGACGGCGAGTACGGCGACATGGCGATGGTCGACGGCCGGCGGACCTGGGTGGCCGCCAGCAGCAACGTGGCGGCGCTGACCCGGATCTTCCAGGCGACCGCGACGGCCGGCACCATCGACCGGCTGGCCGACAACGAGGTGCTGGTCTCCTCGGACGTGGCCGCCGGCCGCAACCTCGGCGTGGGCAGCACGATCACCGTGCAGTTGGCCCGGGGCGAACCGCGCACCTACACGGTGAGCGGCATCTACAGCAGCTCGCAGCTGACCAACCCGATGCTGCTGCCGGTGGCCGCGACCAGCGACTTCACCGTCCCGAAGCCGAGCCAGGGGTTCATCCAGCTCGCCGAGGGCACGCCGGTCGGTCAGGTCCAGCCGCAGGTGGAGGCGTTGCTGGCGGACAGCCCGGAGGTGTCGGTGGCCGACCGGGACGCCTTCATCAGCCAGCAGACCGAACAGCTCGACTCGATCCTCACCATGATCCAGATCCTGCTGGCGCTGGCCATCCTCATCGCGGTTCTCGGCATCGTCAACACCCTGGCGCTGTCGGTGCTGGAGCGCACCCGCGAGCTGGGCCTGCTGCGGGCGATCGGTCTGCGACGCAGCCGGACCATGTGGATGATCACCGTCGAGGCGGTGGTGATCTCGGTGTTCGGCGCGCTGCTCGGGGTCGTGGTCGGCACCGGGCTGGGCGCCGCGGTGGTCCGCGCCCTGAACTCGGAGGGCATCGACCGGCTGGTCCTGCCCTGGGGTCAGATGGGCCTGTTCCTGGGCCTGGCCGCGATCATCGGGGTGATCGCGGCGGTGCTGCCGGCGATCCGGGCCGCCCGGATCAACGTGCTGGGCGCCATCGCCCACGAGTAG